CGAATGGTGTGTTGAACCATTCGTCGAAGGATTTCACCGAATTGAAGATTTTCGGCAAAACAAAGTTTAATAAAGCCCATAACTCCGGTAAATTATTCTGCAATGGCGTTCCAGTTAAAATCAATCTGTAGTCTGTGTGATAATATTGGTTCAAAGTTAATGATAACTTAGATTGCGCATTTTTCATTCTATGGCCCTCATCAATTATCATGTGGACCCATTTCACCTTTGAAAGCAAGGGTCTTTCTTTGATGATGTACTCAAAAGTCGTCAACACAACATCGAAATTACCCGACTTTATAATGCCTGACAAAGCTTTCCGCTCACTTGGTGGGCCTTTGAATGCAAGCTTCCTTAAAGTGGGAGCCCATTTATCAAACTCAGCGTTCCAATTTGTCAACGTTGACAAGGGAACAATAACCAAGAACGGGCCATGAATACCTTTGAATTCGTACAAATATGTTAATAAAGAGATCGTCTGAATGGTTTTACCCAAGCCCATTTCGTCTGCAAGAATTCCATTCAAATGATTGTTAAAAAGTGAAACCATCCACTGCAAGCCCTTCAATTGATACTCCTTTAACGTACCGCCGACTAAGATTGATGGCTGGACCCTCACATCTTCTTTTATTCTGTGGGCGACTTCATAGTAATCTATCTTCTCTCGCTCGTCGTCATCCACATCCATATCTGATTGTAGTTTTGCAGCTTCCTCACTAGCGTGCTCTTCTTCAACATGTGAGGATATTTTGGCCTGGGTGTGCTTTTGTTGATCCTTTACGGCTCTTGTTAAAGAATCCAAAAAGGCGTTTGTTTGTTTTAACAAATGTGTGATTCTAGTATCTTTAGTTTGATCTAATAATTTAATATAAGCCTCTTCATCGTTGGACTTTAATGCTTGCAAACGCTGCCTGGCATTTCTCTCGACGCGCTTCTGTTCCTCCTTCTCCAAGTTATTATGGACAGTTATTAGTCTGTGGCTGAACTTTATTCTGGCAGCACGCCGATCCATTCGCTGATTGAACCAATTAACTGAATATTCCATTATAGTCTCTAGCTTGGCAGATTTCTCAAACTTCTTCCGCTCATCCAGCTGCATTTCATGTCGTTGATACAAGTCATTTGTGAGCAGCGCGTCTTGTACATTAATCTTACGAATCTTCGAAAGGAAGTTTGGATGGGTGTTTGTCAACAGCGTGTTCTGAAACCAGTCAAACTGCAAAATATGGCCACGAACAGCCTTCTGGAGAGGAAGTAACTGTAAAGCAGAATACTGTAAAAGAGCATCTTCCTTCTCCTGCTTGCTTAGGGAGGAATCTAGTAATTTGTACAAGGCATCATCCACAGATGTATCAATATCCAATGCAATCAAAGTCTGGTAAACTTCCATAGCGGAGTGCACATCAATGCCCGTGGGAAGGATGCCTGGTTGAAGCATGAGTTTCGGGCTACTACTTGATGTAAACAATGTATCGTACGGAACAACAGGTGGTAGTGAGGGTGGCATATATGTATCGACTATTACTGCAGGATTAGTCACGTCAATGTATTTTAAGATTTCAGGGTGCTTTTTTCTGTACTCGTCCAGAGCTTGCGTCGGCATCTGCTTCGGCGGCTCCTGTTCATAACCCTGCATGTTGTCTTGTCTGCCCTCGGTTGGAGTTTGCTTGGCCAGAGATGCCTGTGGTATCGTCGACTTCGGAGATACGCTTCCCGCTGAGGAGCGACGGAGGGCCTCCGTCATACCCATGGCCTCCGGGCTAACTCCCTGTGCAGGGCTGGCGCTTCGCTGGGCCAGCACGCTCGATACCATCGTCACCATCTGTCGCAGGTTCGGAGGATTGTTCAATGACAACTGGATGACCTCCAACACCTCTTTGGGTATGGGCTGCTTGTGCGCCAAGCATTTGAGCGCGGCGATCTGCGCCTTGAGAAGCTCTGACTGCTCCATAGTGAAAGTGCCATGCCCtccgctgccgcccgcagGCGGTGAGGCCCCAAGCCCCAGCGTCCCAGCAGAGCCCTGCCGCGGTGTCCCGGCCCCCATCTGTGCTGGCGACATACCGGCCATGGCGCCGCCCCGCATCTCCTCCCCAACGCCCTCCTGTTGCTGCTTTGCTGCATGCCTCAGCACTCGTGTGAAATAGATGAACTCTGGGATCGTACTCGCATTCTCTCCATGCTGGTTCCGGAGCTGCTGCCACCTCTGTCATTTGTTAGTACTCTGTCCGTCGCGAGCACACGGCTCTCTTTAGGCCCCCAAAACAATGAAAATCCGTAAACATACCAAATAGCACCTGTTAATTTCCTCCTTCGTGAGCGCCCGCTGCGGAATTTCCATGTCCATCCTGAAAAAGAAGCGAGTGATAAAACGCCGCCTGATCCGCTACTCTGCTTCCTAGATCTCTCTCCTGCTGTAAAGGATAATAATGTATATGCTATGGTGTGCTCGTTCTTCTATTTCGTTTTTTGCAACCCTTGTCCGGCCCAGGAGGCGAGGTCTTGCACTGCGGAAAATTTTTCGGATTTGATCACGTGAGAAGGTAACAGGCTATGATGGCGCAATGAGATGAGAGGTACATAGGCTGTCTAGTCATCGCCCTCTGCGCCGAAGAGCATCATCATGTCCATGTCTTCTTGATCGAGCTCGTCGTCCAGCGCAGAAGTGTGAGTTGTAGCTTGCGCAGGAGTGGCGACTtcttcgtcgtcgtccTGGTCGTCGAGGTCTTCTTCGTCGAGTTCGTCTTCGTCTTCGTCGTCATCGAGTTCGTCGTCTTCGTCCGGGCGGGGCGTGCGGTGGGAGGACGTAGCAGGGGATGTTTCGAGGATCTCCTCGTTGgcaagcagctgcttgcGCTTGATGTCGACCTCCTTCTCGAGCTTGGCGATGCTGTCGACAAAACGGGACTTGAGCAGTGGGTTGGTGGCCTTGGCCAGCTTGTCGCGGTTCTGCTGCAGGATGCTCTCGAGTTCACCCAGCtcgtcgcgcagcagctcgttGTGCTGGAGGTTCTCGTTGGGCTCTGGCTTGGGGGGCTTCGGCGCGGCgtcgtcttcgtcgtcgtcatcctcatcctcgtcgtcgtctTCATCGTCTTCATCGTCGCCGTTGTCCTGCTCGACCTCGTCGCcggcctcgtcgagcggcgcgccggcggcgtcTGCCTCGCTGGGAACCTGCAGAGCCTGCTCCAACTCGAGCTCCAGGTCGTCGTGGTCGTCGTCATCCACACCGAAAAGCACGCTGTCTGTAGAGTGTGCTGGCTGGGCCACGCCTGACGCCGCGGCCTTCTGGGCAAAGTGCGCGAGGTCTATTGTGGACGCACTCTTCTGCAACACGGCGTCCTCGTCCACGAGCTCGTAGGTGAACTCCTCTGCTTCGCCGTCCTGTTTGAGGAGGAACTCGACTGTGCGGTCGACGTAGTCAATCTCGGAGCCGGTCATGCGACGGCGGAAACGGCGGTTGCGCACATTGTAGAGTGGCGCGGTTATGCCGTGCTTGTAGTCGTAGCCCTTTTCAAGGATGGCGTCCATATGCTTACTCTCGGCATCTGTGAGCGAGCCACCCTGGAAGCCCTGGATCATTATCTTACGTGCGTCACAGATCTCCTTCTCGTAGTTCTCGAAGTGTTTCTTGACCAGATCTTCAGTATCTGGCGGCTGCAGGTCAAACACATCCTCTTCGCGGCTAATAAGCGCGACGCACAGGAGCATCTGCGAAACATCGAACGCCTTGAGCATGTTTTTGCGATCTACACTCTTGTTTACCTCGATCACCGTCGGAAGGTTGACAAGCACGGCGCCGTACTGGTGGCCGTTGATGCTCACAACCGCGTGCCGTTCGCCTTTCCACTTGATGCTGATATTAGAATAGTCGCCGCTCTCAATAGAGTTCTTAACGAACTCGGCCTGTAGATCCGGCAAAACGCGAAGGATGATGCCCTCCTCCATCAATGGGTCATCTTCGATATCTGATGCCTCGGAGTCGTACCCCTCGCCAGGTATCCGTGGGGGCTTGACTCTGATACGCGGCGCCTTGGTGAGCGCGCTAGCAGGAACTGACGTAGGAGGTGTGTCCTTCTTGAGATTGAGCTTCAGCTTCACCGGAGCCTTGGGTTCTGGAAGAAGGGGCTCCGAAtccttcttcttgagctTGAGCTTGATCTTGGGCGCGTTGTTCGCTGCTTGTGTAGGTGACAGCTGCTTATCCTTCAGCTCATCTGCACCATTCCCTTTTAGTTTTATGCGCTTGGCCTTGCTTCCATCGCCCAGGTCTTCAGGAGAAAGTTTTGGCTTCTTGATCTTTATTATAGGCCCCATTAGACGAGAAAGTGTTTAAGCTGCCTATACTACAACTTGGAGCAATATAAACTGCCTTATCACCTGAGCTTTCTCCGTTGCAGGAGTGTCGTACTTCTCCGCTCGAATGTCATATGACACCCATACATCACATCATAGATGAAGTAAGCTACATTCAGAACGGTCATATCTTATTCGTGGATGTAACTCCTGGGACCCCCTTGACCGGTTGACTGGCTTTAAAAGCTTTTCGCCGGCTCAGGACCTGGTATCCAGGTGCTGTGTCCTTTTCAGTTATGCTCATCGCTATGTAATATGCTCGAAAATTTTTATAAGATGGCGATGAGCACTTCCTAACAGTACCTCTGTCTCCAACAAACTATACCACTACTAGTGCTTGTAGCGTGATGTCATCTGCTTCCAAGTTCAGCAAGCAAAGCTTTCTCGAAGCATGCCTAGCGGTGAAGTTCAGTTATGGACGGACGCTTCTGCACTCTCCCACCGCAATAGAACTGGCTTACAAGAGGTTAAATCTCCAGGAGCACTATGACATGTCAAAGGTGCAGGTGCTGGAGCTATATCCCGGAACTGGGTTACCGAGCTATATCTTCCACGACATCTACAAGCCAAAGCTCCAAGTGCTCATGGAATCGAAGCCGGCGTACGCGAAGGTCATCGAGCAACACCTTACCCTGCTGGATAACATCAAGCTGCACAAAGAGGATCCATATATGTGGGAGTCCTTCGTCTCGCTAATAGACGAAAAGAAGATCATGCAGCCGGAGGTACAGACTAGGGACCATATCCACGATAGTTTTATAGTCATGGGTAATCTCACAGACAAACGTGGCGAGCAACTGTACATGCAGTACCTGCAGTGCATCGCGAATAAAAACTGGATGCAGCGGTTCGGCCTTGTCAGAATGCTGTTTTGGGTGCCTCAGACCACTGCAATTAAGCTTCTGAGCCCATGCGGCTTTAAATCGCGTTCCCGCTGTTCTGTTATTACAGAGGCTGTTACCGACACGAGATTGATAGCCACGACACCTGACAACCTTGCGTCTTTTGGTCCTGGTGTTCTGGATAAATACGACCCACTGATCCTACCCGAAGACAAAACGGACTACGCACTTCTGGAAGTATTGCCTCTGAACCACAATATGGAGCTGGAATATTGGGACTACTGTATGCAACGGCTACTGGTGTGTAAATCAACGCCGCTGGAAGATATTCTCGAGGTATTAGGCCATGGTGCAAGCGATTTCCTCAAGTGTAGGATTGACCCAGAGCTTTTGAAGAAGAAGCCAATGCAGCTTACAAACCAGGAGTTTACAAAAATAGCTTCATTGTATGCCTTGTGGCCATTCAAACCATCGATTTATGACTTTTATGATCCGTCCGATGACCAATGAGAATGGACAGTCTACACATGATAAAGATGCGTATAGAAAGCTCTACAACCTTGTAAATAACACCAGTGGATCCTGTCAATAGTCCAACCCCCGGACGTGGTTTTCCTTGTATCCTTGCTCTTGCATTAGCTGAATGCACCTATCCCGCGTGATCCACCCAAGTCCTGGAACAAAGATTCTACGGAAAGCTTTCCCATTGTGATCATAAAGGGATATACGACTAAAATCAACTGGCTGTGTCTGCAATGGTGTCAAGCACACTTGCGTAGGCGCAGTCGCTTTCTCTGGCGCCGGTG
This is a stretch of genomic DNA from Eremothecium gossypii ATCC 10895 chromosome VI, complete sequence. It encodes these proteins:
- the MTF1 gene encoding RNA polymerase specificity factor (Syntenic homolog of Saccharomyces cerevisiae YMR228W (MTF1)) gives rise to the protein MSSASKFSKQSFLEACLAVKFSYGRTLLHSPTAIELAYKRLNLQEHYDMSKVQVLELYPGTGLPSYIFHDIYKPKLQVLMESKPAYAKVIEQHLTLLDNIKLHKEDPYMWESFVSLIDEKKIMQPEVQTRDHIHDSFIVMGNLTDKRGEQLYMQYLQCIANKNWMQRFGLVRMLFWVPQTTAIKLLSPCGFKSRSRCSVITEAVTDTRLIATTPDNLASFGPGVLDKYDPLILPEDKTDYALLEVLPLNHNMELEYWDYCMQRLLVCKSTPLEDILEVLGHGASDFLKCRIDPELLKKKPMQLTNQEFTKIASLYALWPFKPSIYDFYDPSDDQ
- the TAF7 gene encoding TATA-binding protein-associated factor TAF7 (Syntenic homolog of Saccharomyces cerevisiae YMR227C (TAF7)), with the translated sequence MGPIIKIKKPKLSPEDLGDGSKAKRIKLKGNGADELKDKQLSPTQAANNAPKIKLKLKKKDSEPLLPEPKAPVKLKLNLKKDTPPTSVPASALTKAPRIRVKPPRIPGEGYDSEASDIEDDPLMEEGIILRVLPDLQAEFVKNSIESGDYSNISIKWKGERHAVVSINGHQYGAVLVNLPTVIEVNKSVDRKNMLKAFDVSQMLLCVALISREEDVFDLQPPDTEDLVKKHFENYEKEICDARKIMIQGFQGGSLTDAESKHMDAILEKGYDYKHGITAPLYNVRNRRFRRRMTGSEIDYVDRTVEFLLKQDGEAEEFTYELVDEDAVLQKSASTIDLAHFAQKAAASGVAQPAHSTDSVLFGVDDDDHDDLELELEQALQVPSEADAAGAPLDEAGDEVEQDNGDDEDDEDDDEDEDDDDEDDAAPKPPKPEPNENLQHNELLRDELGELESILQQNRDKLAKATNPLLKSRFVDSIAKLEKEVDIKRKQLLANEEILETSPATSSHRTPRPDEDDELDDDEDEDELDEEDLDDQDDDEEVATPAQATTHTSALDDELDQEDMDMMMLFGAEGDD
- the SNF2 gene encoding SWI/SNF catalytic subunit SNF2 (Syntenic homolog of Saccharomyces cerevisiae YOR290C (SNF2); 1-intron) translates to MDMEIPQRALTKEEINRCYLRWQQLRNQHGENASTIPEFIYFTRVLRHAAKQQQEGVGEEMRGGAMAGMSPAQMGAGTPRQGSAGTLGLGASPPAGGSGGHGTFTMEQSELLKAQIAALKCLAHKQPIPKEVLEVIQLSLNNPPNLRQMVTMVSSVLAQRSASPAQGVSPEAMGMTEALRRSSAGSVSPKSTIPQASLAKQTPTEGRQDNMQGYEQEPPKQMPTQALDEYRKKHPEILKYIDVTNPAVIVDTYMPPSLPPVVPYDTLFTSSSSPKLMLQPGILPTGIDVHSAMEVYQTLIALDIDTSVDDALYKLLDSSLSKQEKEDALLQYSALQLLPLQKAVRGHILQFDWFQNTLLTNTHPNFLSKIRKINVQDALLTNDLYQRHEMQLDERKKFEKSAKLETIMEYSVNWFNQRMDRRAARIKFSHRLITVHNNLEKEEQKRVERNARQRLQALKSNDEEAYIKLLDQTKDTRITHLLKQTNAFLDSLTRAVKDQQKHTQAKISSHVEEEHASEEAAKLQSDMDVDDDEREKIDYYEVAHRIKEDVRVQPSILVGGTLKEYQLKGLQWMVSLFNNHLNGILADEMGLGKTIQTISLLTYLYEFKGIHGPFLVIVPLSTLTNWNAEFDKWAPTLRKLAFKGPPSERKALSGIIKSGNFDVVLTTFEYIIKERPLLSKVKWVHMIIDEGHRMKNAQSKLSLTLNQYYHTDYRLILTGTPLQNNLPELWALLNFVLPKIFNSVKSFDEWFNTPFANTGGQDKIELSEEETLLVIRRLHKVLRPFLLRRLKKDVEKELPDKVEKVLKCRMSALQQKLYEQMLKHRRLFVVDDPSSKKMVGLRGFNNQIMQLKKICNHPFVFEEVEDQINPNRETNANIWRVAGKFELLEKILPKFKASGHRVLIFFQMTQIMDIMEDFLRFCDMKYLRLDGHTKSDDRTALLNKFNAPGSDYFCFLLSTRAGGLGLNLQTADTVIIFDTDWNPHQDLQAQDRAHRIGQKNEVRILRLITDNSVEEVILERAHRKLDIDGKVIQAGKFDNKSTAEEQEALLRSLLEAEEEQKRKREMGVAEDEQLDDSELNEILARNDNELKLFAEIDAERNRKQFADGITSRLMEDSELPEFYHQDIDAQLEKENSERMFVGGRGTRERKATHYGDSMSEEQWLKQFEVSDEELEADALERLSTGGSNVSMTNDEDGMPLPLKRKRGPGRPPKNKRVKLDDDSEVENPLSQTTIDDSPVNGNGKDVAIQNNANSPEDRVTTSLKSVRSGKTKPKLKGRRGRPAKNGRIYSREMPKQPEAVREEIAAQSKELYDYILSYRNEEGRNLAEIFLVKPSKKLYPDYYLLIRYPAAFEDVTRHIEAKAYDSIKEVVEDFHLIFANARVYNTEGSTIYNDSIELEDAVVQKYRELSGDNEELDFSEFDAKYGTIVPFSPHAQKSVNSSVTP